In the genome of Streptomyces globosus, one region contains:
- a CDS encoding glycosyltransferase family 87 protein encodes MTKVHEGRLVLPTREDEVAAAGSEFIGGPIGRHARLGGHWLHPVRVVALTAIGMFALGMVQKLPCYNWAWFRGAGSQYTHACYSDIPHLFVARGFADGLTPYFDRIPGDMAYLEYPVLTGLFMEVASWLTPGGGSMQHREQMYWMANAGMLMACAAVIAVCVARTHRNRPWDALLFALAPAFALTATINWDLLAIALTAAGMLAWSRGRTLLAGVLIGLATAAKLYPVLLLGVLFVLCWRAGKWRAFGAAALGAAVSWLVVNLPVMLLAWEGWQKFYTFSQERPIDFGSVWLLISQRTGNPLADANTYATGLTLLLCAGIGLLTLSAPRRPRFAQLAFLVVAVFILANKVYSPQYVLWLIPLAALARPRWRDFLVWQACEVMYFLGIWLYLAYTTSGDKHEGLPPEGYQLAIAVHLLGTLYLCALVVRDILMPERDVVRRDGSDDPSGGVLDGAGDVFTLADALRGQRQEEPEQRVEWGAARGG; translated from the coding sequence ATGACGAAGGTGCACGAGGGCCGGCTTGTCCTTCCCACCCGGGAGGACGAGGTCGCCGCGGCCGGCAGCGAGTTCATCGGCGGGCCGATCGGCCGCCATGCCAGGCTGGGCGGCCACTGGCTCCACCCGGTGCGCGTCGTGGCGCTGACCGCGATCGGGATGTTCGCGCTCGGCATGGTGCAGAAGCTTCCCTGCTACAACTGGGCGTGGTTCCGCGGGGCGGGCTCCCAGTACACCCACGCCTGCTACTCGGACATCCCGCACCTCTTCGTGGCCCGGGGCTTCGCCGACGGCCTCACGCCGTACTTCGACCGGATCCCCGGCGACATGGCCTACCTCGAGTACCCGGTGCTCACGGGCCTCTTCATGGAGGTCGCATCCTGGCTGACCCCGGGCGGCGGCTCCATGCAGCACCGGGAGCAGATGTACTGGATGGCCAACGCGGGCATGCTGATGGCCTGCGCCGCCGTCATCGCCGTGTGCGTCGCCCGCACGCACCGCAACCGGCCCTGGGACGCACTGCTCTTCGCCCTCGCCCCGGCGTTCGCGCTCACGGCGACGATCAACTGGGACCTGCTGGCCATCGCCCTGACCGCGGCGGGCATGCTCGCCTGGTCCCGCGGCCGGACCCTCCTCGCAGGCGTCCTGATCGGCCTGGCGACCGCGGCCAAGCTCTATCCCGTGCTGCTGCTCGGGGTGCTGTTCGTGCTGTGCTGGCGGGCCGGGAAGTGGCGCGCCTTCGGCGCGGCGGCCCTCGGCGCGGCCGTGTCGTGGCTGGTGGTGAACCTGCCGGTCATGCTGCTCGCCTGGGAGGGCTGGCAGAAGTTCTACACGTTCAGCCAGGAGCGGCCCATCGACTTCGGCTCCGTGTGGCTGCTGATCTCGCAGCGGACCGGGAACCCGCTGGCCGACGCCAACACGTACGCGACGGGCCTGACGCTGCTGCTGTGCGCGGGCATCGGGCTGCTGACGCTCTCGGCCCCGCGCCGCCCGCGCTTCGCGCAGCTGGCGTTCCTGGTGGTGGCCGTCTTCATCCTGGCCAACAAGGTCTACTCGCCGCAGTACGTGCTGTGGCTGATCCCGCTCGCGGCGCTCGCCCGGCCGCGCTGGCGCGACTTCCTGGTGTGGCAGGCGTGTGAGGTCATGTACTTCCTCGGGATCTGGCTCTACCTGGCCTACACCACCAGCGGGGACAAGCACGAGGGGCTGCCGCCCGAGGGCTACCAGCTGGCCATCGCGGTGCACCTGCTGGGGACGCTGTACCTGTGCGCGCTGGTGGTCCGCGACATCCTGATGCCCGAGCGGGACGTCGTCCGCCGCGACGGCTCCGACGACCCGTCGGGCGGCGTCCTGGACGGCGCCGGAGACGTGTTCACCCTGGCGGACGCCCTGCGCGGGCAGCGGCAGGAGGAGCCGGAGCAGCGGGTCGAGTGGGGCGCCGCCCGCGGCGGGTGA
- a CDS encoding transglycosylase domain-containing protein, protein MSEHRRKPPQPEGGGRAAARRAAQQRPGRGAGPARSVPTASHSGPYADPRGEHGSRGARRAPQGPAGRGRGAGRPDRRLINYPRSDRNGWQRFVPSWKLVGGTALGFFAIVFAGAGIGIAAVDTPNPNLAAQAQNNVFYWADDTQMVATGGSMNRQIVPIDKIPKSMRNAVIAAENESFETDKGVDPMGIMRAVWNMAKGGSTQGGSTITQQYVKNTYLDSDQTLKRKVTELFISIRLGVSEEKNTILAGYLNTAYYGRDAYGIQAAARAYFGKDCWDLDPSESAFLAAVLKGPNLYNPDGGIGDNATPEENTKRAHARWAWVLDREVAVGRMDKAEREKYREFPKLVDSEQARSLSGQTGYLVETAKQYVMKVAKLTPEQMARGGYQIKTTFQKPKVDALAKAVEDTRNDFLDEKARPEHDTFVQFGAASVDVKTGAIVALYGGPGMDKKYFSNNANTIGVPVGSTWKPYVLAAAMEYGTQNSNGRGISPQSKYQANDLTVINNRDGKPLRDASGKPFRQKNESAYPYGYVTLHEAMEKSINVPFAQLVFDVGHGKVRDVARATGILDSSMDPGNNASFALGTSTPSAIRMADSYATFASSGIHREPYSVRGVQKDGRDLPGFEPPKEERAMDDSIADNITKVLQNVVENGTGTKARKLGRPAAGKTGTTDENKSAWFVGYTPELSTSVALFRTDPNSKEKELMSMKGVGGTDSIHGGDIPAVIWTAYMKEALKGTPVKRFPEPEDIGVIADGAGAPSPSPSAVPSPSASASPSPSASPSPSPSRSRGGTGRPCKPWELYCIPDDSGGADGGSDGSSGSPSPSPSVRPGRPGAVTSWGGSTGFTG, encoded by the coding sequence ATGAGCGAGCACCGCCGCAAACCGCCGCAGCCCGAGGGCGGCGGACGTGCCGCAGCCCGCAGGGCTGCCCAGCAGCGCCCCGGACGGGGTGCCGGGCCCGCACGCAGCGTCCCCACCGCGTCGCACAGCGGACCGTACGCAGACCCGCGAGGGGAACACGGCAGCCGCGGAGCGCGGCGAGCCCCGCAGGGACCCGCAGGACGGGGCCGCGGAGCAGGCCGCCCGGACAGGAGGCTGATCAACTACCCGCGCTCCGACAGGAACGGCTGGCAGCGCTTCGTGCCGTCCTGGAAACTGGTCGGCGGCACGGCCCTGGGCTTCTTCGCGATCGTCTTCGCGGGCGCCGGCATCGGCATCGCGGCGGTGGACACGCCCAACCCGAACCTGGCGGCCCAGGCGCAGAACAACGTCTTCTACTGGGCCGACGACACCCAGATGGTCGCCACCGGCGGCTCGATGAACCGGCAGATCGTCCCGATCGACAAGATCCCGAAGTCGATGCGGAACGCGGTGATCGCCGCGGAGAACGAGTCCTTCGAGACCGACAAGGGCGTCGACCCGATGGGCATCATGCGGGCCGTCTGGAACATGGCCAAGGGCGGCTCCACCCAGGGCGGGTCCACGATCACCCAGCAGTACGTGAAGAACACCTACCTGGACTCCGACCAGACGCTCAAGCGCAAGGTCACCGAGCTGTTCATCTCGATAAGGCTGGGTGTGTCCGAGGAGAAGAACACGATCCTCGCCGGCTACCTGAACACCGCCTACTACGGCCGCGACGCCTACGGCATCCAGGCCGCCGCACGCGCCTACTTCGGCAAGGACTGCTGGGACCTCGACCCGTCCGAGAGCGCCTTCCTCGCCGCCGTGCTCAAGGGCCCCAACCTGTACAACCCGGACGGCGGCATCGGCGACAACGCCACGCCCGAGGAGAACACCAAGCGCGCCCACGCCCGCTGGGCCTGGGTGCTCGACCGCGAGGTGGCGGTCGGCCGCATGGACAAGGCGGAGCGGGAGAAGTACCGCGAGTTCCCCAAGCTCGTCGACTCCGAGCAGGCCCGCAGCCTCTCCGGCCAGACCGGCTACCTGGTCGAGACGGCCAAGCAGTACGTGATGAAGGTCGCGAAGCTCACGCCCGAGCAGATGGCCCGCGGCGGCTACCAGATCAAGACCACCTTCCAGAAGCCGAAGGTGGACGCCCTGGCCAAGGCGGTCGAGGACACCCGCAACGACTTCCTGGACGAGAAGGCCCGGCCCGAGCACGACACCTTCGTCCAGTTCGGCGCCGCCTCCGTCGACGTGAAGACCGGCGCGATCGTCGCCCTGTACGGCGGCCCCGGCATGGACAAGAAGTACTTCAGCAACAACGCCAACACCATCGGCGTCCCGGTCGGCTCGACCTGGAAGCCGTACGTCCTGGCGGCGGCGATGGAGTACGGGACGCAGAACTCGAACGGCCGCGGCATCTCGCCGCAGAGCAAGTACCAGGCCAACGACCTCACGGTGATCAACAACCGGGACGGCAAGCCGCTGCGCGACGCGAGCGGCAAGCCGTTCCGCCAGAAGAACGAGAGTGCCTACCCGTACGGCTACGTGACGCTGCACGAGGCGATGGAGAAGTCGATCAACGTGCCGTTCGCCCAGCTCGTCTTCGACGTCGGCCACGGCAAGGTCCGGGACGTGGCCAGGGCCACGGGCATCCTGGACTCGTCCATGGACCCGGGCAACAACGCCTCGTTCGCCCTGGGCACCTCGACGCCCAGCGCCATCCGCATGGCCGACTCGTACGCCACGTTCGCCTCCTCCGGCATCCACCGCGAGCCCTACTCGGTGCGCGGCGTCCAGAAGGACGGCCGGGACCTGCCCGGGTTCGAGCCCCCCAAGGAGGAGCGGGCGATGGACGACTCCATCGCCGACAACATCACCAAGGTGCTCCAGAACGTCGTCGAGAACGGCACCGGCACCAAGGCCCGCAAGCTGGGCCGTCCGGCGGCCGGCAAGACCGGTACGACGGACGAGAACAAGTCGGCGTGGTTCGTCGGGTACACCCCGGAGCTGTCCACCTCGGTGGCCCTCTTCCGCACCGACCCGAACTCGAAGGAGAAGGAGCTGATGTCCATGAAGGGCGTCGGCGGCACCGACTCCATCCACGGTGGCGACATCCCGGCCGTCATCTGGACCGCGTACATGAAGGAGGCCCTCAAGGGCACTCCGGTCAAGCGGTTCCCCGAGCCGGAGGACATCGGCGTGATCGCCGACGGGGCGGGCGCGCCCTCCCCCAGCCCGTCGGCGGTCCCCTCGCCGTCGGCCTCGGCCTCGCCGTCCCCCTCGGCCTCCCCGTCGCCGTCCCCGAGCCGCTCCCGCGGTGGTACGGGCCGCCCCTGCAAGCCGTGGGAGCTGTACTGCATCCCCGACGACAGCGGCGGTGCCGACGGCGGCAGCGACGGCTCGTCCGGCTCGCCGAGCCCGTCCCCCTCGGTGAGGCCGGGACGCCCGGGCGCTGTCACCAGCTGGGGCGGCAGCACGGGCTTCACGGGCTGA